A region of Desulfobacterales bacterium DNA encodes the following proteins:
- the kdsA gene encoding 3-deoxy-8-phosphooctulonate synthase has product MDAVTIPGVGDNTPPIAIGPGRPLLLIAGPCVLESMELARQVAAGVKAIASRLGLPYVFKASFDKANRTSLTSFRGPGLEKGLRMLADIRAEFQVPVVSDVHETVQVAPAAEVLDVLQIPAFLSRQTDLLVAAARSGKVVNLKKGQFLAPWDMENAVRKLRSAGSKKILLTERGFSLGYNNLVVDMRGLVIMRSLGCPVIYDATHSVQLPGGAGASSSGQRQFIGPLTRAATATGIDGLFLEVHPDPDHALCDGPNSLDLEQLEPLLRCLLKIRAAVAETATDSGMVNL; this is encoded by the coding sequence ATGGATGCCGTGACCATTCCCGGGGTTGGCGATAACACCCCTCCCATTGCCATCGGCCCCGGCCGACCCCTGTTGCTCATCGCCGGTCCCTGCGTGCTCGAGTCGATGGAACTTGCCCGGCAGGTGGCGGCCGGGGTCAAGGCGATCGCTTCGCGCCTCGGCCTGCCCTATGTTTTCAAGGCCTCGTTCGATAAGGCCAACCGGACCTCGCTGACCTCTTTTCGCGGGCCGGGCCTGGAAAAGGGGTTGCGGATGCTGGCCGATATCCGGGCCGAATTCCAGGTGCCGGTGGTCTCTGATGTGCACGAAACCGTTCAGGTCGCGCCGGCGGCCGAGGTCCTCGATGTCCTGCAGATACCCGCCTTTTTGAGCCGCCAGACCGACCTGCTGGTGGCAGCGGCCCGAAGCGGCAAGGTGGTCAATCTCAAGAAAGGCCAGTTCCTCGCCCCGTGGGATATGGAGAATGCGGTGCGGAAACTGCGCAGCGCGGGCAGTAAAAAAATTCTTTTAACCGAACGCGGTTTTTCCCTGGGGTACAACAATCTGGTGGTGGATATGCGCGGCCTGGTGATCATGCGTTCCCTGGGCTGCCCGGTGATCTACGACGCCACCCACAGTGTTCAGCTCCCCGGCGGCGCCGGCGCCAGTTCCTCGGGCCAGCGCCAGTTTATCGGTCCGCTGACCCGGGCCGCAACGGCAACCGGTATTGACGGCCTTTTCCTGGAAGTTCACCCTGATCCGGACCATGCCCTGTGCGATGGTCCCAACTCCCTGGACCTGGAGCAACTGGAGCCGCTGCTCCGTTGCCTGCTCAAGATCCGGGCCGCGGTTGCCGAGACCGCGACCGATTCGGGAATGGTCAACCTATGA
- a CDS encoding SAM-dependent chlorinase/fluorinase, giving the protein MIITLTTDFGTSDEYVGVMKGVILARAPQVRLVDLTHQVPPQDVDRAAEILAAAFPYFPAGTIHLAVVDPGVGSDRDIVLVAAGGQLFLAPDNGLLTPLLARDIFESARAVRCEHLFLEPLSHTFHGRDIMAPVAAALAHGMNPEEVGPRLSGDELISRARPEPRLDPAEKKLAGMITGSDRFGNLTTNITAADLAGLIPGDYDRSELTVTVRDTPIKGLVTAYARAEPGRLLCLINSRGFLEIAAREASAATILAAGPGVRVLVTRRSAGNG; this is encoded by the coding sequence TTGATCATCACCCTGACCACTGATTTCGGAACCAGCGATGAATATGTCGGGGTCATGAAAGGGGTGATTCTGGCCCGGGCCCCCCAGGTCCGGCTGGTGGATCTGACCCACCAGGTTCCGCCCCAGGACGTGGATCGGGCCGCGGAAATCCTGGCCGCGGCCTTCCCCTACTTTCCGGCCGGCACCATCCACCTGGCCGTGGTCGATCCCGGGGTGGGAAGCGACCGCGATATTGTCCTGGTCGCAGCCGGGGGCCAACTGTTTCTGGCCCCGGACAACGGCCTGCTTACCCCCTTGCTGGCTCGGGATATTTTCGAGTCCGCCCGGGCGGTGCGGTGCGAACACCTGTTCCTGGAACCGCTGAGCCATACATTTCACGGCCGGGACATCATGGCGCCGGTGGCCGCGGCCCTGGCCCACGGGATGAATCCCGAGGAGGTGGGCCCGCGCCTGTCTGGTGATGAACTCATCAGCCGGGCCCGGCCGGAACCGCGGCTGGACCCGGCTGAAAAAAAACTGGCCGGAATGATTACCGGCAGCGACCGGTTCGGCAACCTGACCACCAACATCACTGCCGCGGACCTGGCCGGGCTTATCCCCGGGGATTACGACCGGAGCGAATTAACGGTCACTGTCCGGGACACACCGATAAAAGGCCTGGTCACCGCCTATGCCCGGGCCGAACCGGGCCGGCTGCTCTGCCTGATCAACAGCCGGGGATTTCTGGAGATCGCGGCCCGCGAGGCCAGCGCCGCAACAATCCTCGCGGCCGGTCCCGGCGTCCGGGTCCTGGTCACCCGCCGGTCCGCCGGCAACGGCTGA
- a CDS encoding 3-deoxy-7-phosphoheptulonate synthase class II translates to MTSNQPNWSKSSWRNFQALQQPNWPDGAEYQAALDSISKLPPLVFAGEIRRLKKLLAKAATGEAFLLQGGDCAEDFANCTAPGIRETLKIILQMAVILSYAGGKPVIKVGRIAGQYAKPRSSDTEMINGREIPSYRGDMVNSPDPTPEARQPDPQRLVKGYYLAAATMNILRAFTRGGYGALSRVHAWNNEFVKRSPMGQSYERLAKQISQAIDFMRIIGLDPEMPQISQAEFFTSHEALILGYEEALTRQDSTTNDWYDCSAHMLWIGDRTRQPDGAHIEFFRGVLNPLGMKVGPSHDLDRIKRILDRLNPDNEAGRMTLITRFGAKQIEKYLPPLVKEITRSGHTVVWSCDPMHGNTYTAESGHKTRNFEEIMDEIRCFFEIHWAEGTVPGGIHFELTGENVTECIGGGRNILDQQLQERYLTNCDPRLNAEQSLELAFQIAELIRS, encoded by the coding sequence ATGACCAGCAATCAACCGAACTGGAGCAAGTCCAGTTGGCGTAACTTTCAGGCCCTGCAACAGCCGAACTGGCCGGATGGGGCCGAATATCAGGCAGCCCTGGACAGCATTTCCAAACTTCCGCCGCTGGTCTTTGCCGGCGAGATCCGGCGGTTGAAAAAATTGCTGGCCAAGGCGGCCACCGGCGAGGCCTTTCTCCTCCAGGGCGGCGACTGCGCCGAGGATTTTGCCAACTGCACGGCCCCGGGGATCCGGGAGACCCTTAAGATTATCCTGCAGATGGCGGTGATCCTGAGCTATGCCGGCGGCAAACCGGTGATCAAGGTGGGCCGGATCGCCGGCCAGTATGCCAAGCCGCGCTCAAGTGACACTGAGATGATAAACGGCCGGGAGATCCCCAGTTACCGGGGCGACATGGTCAACAGCCCGGACCCCACCCCGGAGGCGCGGCAGCCGGACCCGCAGCGGCTGGTCAAGGGCTACTATCTGGCCGCTGCCACCATGAACATCCTCCGGGCCTTTACCCGGGGCGGCTATGGCGCCCTGAGCCGGGTCCATGCCTGGAACAACGAATTCGTCAAACGTTCGCCCATGGGCCAATCCTATGAACGGCTGGCCAAACAGATCAGCCAGGCCATCGACTTCATGCGGATCATCGGCCTGGACCCGGAGATGCCCCAGATCAGCCAGGCCGAGTTCTTCACCTCGCACGAGGCCCTGATTCTGGGTTATGAAGAGGCCCTGACCCGGCAGGATTCAACCACCAACGACTGGTATGACTGCAGCGCGCACATGCTCTGGATCGGCGACCGGACCCGGCAGCCGGACGGGGCCCACATCGAGTTCTTCCGCGGGGTGTTGAACCCGCTCGGGATGAAGGTCGGCCCTTCCCATGACCTTGACCGGATCAAACGGATTCTCGACCGCCTGAACCCGGACAACGAGGCCGGCCGCATGACCCTGATCACCCGGTTCGGGGCCAAACAGATCGAAAAATATCTGCCGCCCCTGGTCAAGGAAATCACCCGGTCCGGCCACACCGTGGTCTGGAGCTGCGACCCCATGCACGGCAACACCTATACTGCCGAGAGCGGCCACAAGACCCGTAATTTCGAGGAGATCATGGATGAGATCCGCTGCTTCTTCGAAATCCACTGGGCCGAGGGCACGGTACCGGGCGGGATCCACTTCGAACTCACCGGCGAGAACGTCACCGAATGCATCGGCGGCGGCCGCAACATCCTGGACCAGCAGCTGCAGGAGAGGTATCTCACCAACTGTGATCCGCGGTTGAACGCCGAGCAGAGCCTGGAGCTGGCCTTTCAGATCGCCGAGTTGATTCGAAGCTGA
- a CDS encoding dihydropteroate synthase, which translates to MANTVLSIAESINIMGKRSGTAMKERNPGPVQEMAREESAAGAAYLDLNIGPARKDGTELMPWVVETVQAVSDTPLCLDTTNTAAMAAGFKVVANKEAAIMNSISAQPERMEKLIPVAAEAGCNVIALLWGPDGMPRDSNERAAMSVDLMMALTEAGIPNEKMLFDPIATPITLGADQIASGLEFLGMLKDIAPGAGSTVGLSNVSNGVAEHLRKYLDRTYLIMLMKHGLSTAIVNSYDKELMAICKGERQNLVNLVHGMMDGNDPGSAGLAGTELEHYKTYKVLAGQSVFSESWLEL; encoded by the coding sequence ATGGCAAACACGGTATTAAGTATCGCGGAAAGCATCAACATAATGGGCAAGCGCAGCGGCACGGCCATGAAGGAAAGGAACCCCGGTCCGGTCCAGGAGATGGCCAGGGAAGAGAGCGCGGCCGGCGCCGCCTACCTTGACCTGAACATCGGCCCGGCCAGGAAAGACGGCACCGAGTTGATGCCCTGGGTGGTTGAGACGGTCCAGGCGGTGAGCGACACCCCCCTCTGTCTGGACACCACCAATACCGCGGCCATGGCCGCCGGGTTCAAGGTGGTTGCCAACAAGGAGGCCGCGATCATGAACTCGATCTCGGCCCAGCCCGAGCGGATGGAAAAGCTGATCCCGGTTGCCGCCGAGGCTGGCTGCAATGTTATCGCCCTGCTCTGGGGACCGGACGGCATGCCGCGGGACTCCAACGAGCGGGCCGCCATGTCGGTGGACCTGATGATGGCCCTGACCGAGGCCGGAATCCCCAATGAGAAGATGCTCTTTGATCCCATTGCCACCCCGATCACCCTGGGGGCCGACCAGATCGCATCCGGCCTTGAATTCCTGGGCATGCTCAAGGATATCGCCCCGGGCGCCGGCTCCACCGTGGGCCTGTCCAACGTGTCCAACGGGGTGGCCGAGCATCTGCGCAAATACCTGGACCGGACCTACCTGATCATGCTGATGAAACACGGGCTCAGCACCGCCATTGTCAACTCCTATGACAAGGAACTGATGGCGATCTGCAAGGGCGAACGCCAGAACCTGGTCAACCTGGTCCACGGGATGATGGATGGCAACGATCCCGGCAGCGCCGGTCTTGCGGGCACTGAACTTGAGCATTACAAGACCTACAAGGTCCTGGCCGGCCAGTCGGTGTTCTCTGAGTCCTGGCTGGAGTTGTAA
- a CDS encoding HAD-IIIA family hydrolase, whose protein sequence is MSNGNHEFCPPGKGGYPSDCELTEALRQRARERQEPAARRPEWRACLEQARPVKLLLLDVDGVLTNGTITYTDDGNEIKSFHTRDGFGLRILQQGGVEVGLITARSSKAVTRRAEELKLKHVYQKSGNKLEIFEKLLKELSLTPAEVAYMGDDWLDLPLLTRAGFSATVADGVAEVRQRVDYVTENPGGHGAVREVCDLILEARGVHWELLNRYLRKGG, encoded by the coding sequence ATGAGTAATGGAAACCATGAGTTCTGCCCCCCGGGCAAGGGTGGCTACCCGTCGGACTGTGAACTGACCGAGGCCCTGCGGCAGCGGGCCCGGGAGCGGCAGGAGCCAGCGGCCCGGCGGCCGGAATGGCGGGCCTGCCTGGAACAGGCCCGGCCGGTCAAGCTGCTGCTGCTGGACGTGGACGGGGTGCTTACCAACGGCACCATCACCTATACCGATGACGGCAACGAGATAAAATCGTTCCATACCCGGGACGGGTTCGGCTTGAGAATTCTGCAGCAGGGCGGGGTCGAGGTGGGGTTGATAACCGCTCGCAGCTCCAAGGCGGTGACCCGGCGGGCCGAGGAACTGAAGCTCAAACATGTGTACCAGAAGTCGGGAAACAAGCTGGAGATCTTTGAGAAACTGCTGAAAGAGCTCTCCCTGACCCCGGCCGAGGTCGCCTATATGGGCGACGACTGGCTGGATCTGCCCCTGCTCACCCGGGCCGGCTTCAGCGCAACCGTGGCCGATGGGGTGGCCGAGGTGCGGCAGCGGGTCGATTATGTCACTGAAAACCCCGGCGGCCACGGCGCGGTGCGCGAGGTCTGCGATCTGATCTTGGAGGCCAGGGGCGTGCATTGGGAGTTGTTGAACAGATATCTGCGTAAAGGGGGCTGA
- the purF gene encoding amidophosphoribosyltransferase encodes MIYQQDQTRPREECGVCGIFGHPDAAKLTYFGLYALQHRGQESAGIVASDGTHVVQHKAMGLVPEVFSEETLQRLTGHLAVGHVRYSTTGASHLVNAQPFTVTHRGGTLALAHNGNLVNTRALRDELELKGSIFQTTMDSEVVVHLLARATPRGLEEAIIETFSQAKGAYSILLMTQDQLVAIRDPAGFRPLCLGKLNNGAYIVASETCALDLVEARYVRDVEPGEVLIIDKDGLKSLFPWPRQPASFCIFEHVYFARPDSDIFGLNVYQSRKRMGEILARECRIDADFVMPFPDSGNYAALGYSQAAGIPLEMGMIRNHYVGRTFIQPTQSMRDFGVRVKLNPVRSFIKGKRVIIIEDSIVRGTTGRSRIRSLKEAGVKEVHMLISCPPIRHPCYYGIDFASRGELIAAVKSVDEIREHLGLDSIYYLSLEGLVEAIGAGTDTFCKACFDGKYPIEADTSFRKLSLG; translated from the coding sequence ATGATTTACCAACAAGACCAGACCCGGCCGCGCGAGGAATGCGGCGTCTGCGGGATCTTCGGTCACCCGGACGCGGCCAAGCTGACCTATTTCGGCCTCTATGCCCTTCAGCATCGCGGCCAGGAAAGTGCCGGGATCGTTGCCTCCGATGGAACCCATGTCGTCCAGCACAAGGCCATGGGCCTGGTCCCCGAGGTCTTCAGCGAAGAAACCCTCCAGCGGTTGACCGGCCACCTGGCCGTGGGCCATGTCCGTTATTCCACCACCGGCGCCTCCCACCTGGTCAATGCCCAGCCGTTCACGGTCACCCACCGGGGCGGGACCCTGGCCCTGGCCCACAACGGCAACCTGGTCAACACCCGGGCCCTGCGTGACGAACTGGAACTCAAGGGCTCGATCTTTCAGACCACCATGGACAGTGAAGTGGTGGTCCATCTCCTGGCCCGGGCCACTCCCCGGGGATTGGAAGAGGCGATCATCGAGACCTTTTCCCAGGCCAAGGGGGCCTATTCGATCCTGCTGATGACCCAGGACCAGTTGGTGGCGATCCGCGACCCGGCCGGGTTCCGGCCGCTCTGCCTCGGCAAGTTGAACAACGGCGCCTACATCGTTGCCTCGGAGACCTGCGCCCTGGACCTGGTCGAGGCCAGGTATGTCCGCGACGTGGAGCCGGGCGAGGTGCTGATTATTGACAAGGACGGCCTGAAATCGCTCTTTCCCTGGCCCAGGCAGCCGGCCAGCTTCTGTATTTTTGAGCACGTCTATTTTGCCCGGCCGGACAGCGATATCTTCGGCCTCAACGTCTACCAGAGCCGGAAACGGATGGGCGAGATCCTGGCCCGGGAATGCAGGATCGATGCTGATTTTGTCATGCCCTTTCCCGATTCGGGCAACTATGCGGCCCTCGGCTATTCCCAGGCCGCGGGGATCCCCCTGGAAATGGGGATGATCCGCAACCACTATGTGGGCCGCACCTTTATCCAGCCGACCCAGTCCATGCGGGACTTCGGGGTCCGGGTCAAGCTCAACCCGGTCCGTTCCTTTATCAAGGGCAAGCGGGTGATCATCATCGAGGACTCCATTGTCCGGGGCACCACCGGCCGCAGCCGGATCCGTTCGCTCAAGGAGGCTGGAGTCAAGGAGGTGCACATGCTGATCAGCTGCCCGCCCATCCGCCATCCCTGCTATTACGGGATCGACTTTGCCTCCCGCGGCGAGTTGATCGCCGCGGTCAAGAGCGTGGACGAGATCCGTGAGCATCTCGGCCTTGACTCCATCTACTACCTCAGCCTGGAGGGGCTGGTGGAGGCCATCGGCGCTGGCACGGATACCTTCTGCAAGGCCTGCTTTGACGGCAAGTACCCGATTGAGGCGGATACCAGCTTCAGAAAACTCTCTCTGGGATAA
- a CDS encoding type I restriction enzyme HsdR N-terminal domain-containing protein: protein MSDIPTHHIVYGLTADFITGEQVVDTDDERLRQKLARFLVAEKNYAKAEIEPRLKIETMFAGQFVTSGIDFTIRLHHRRLMIIRYGPGSLVTRERPAIAAARVLEPEYRIPLAVVTNGRDAELLDTHRGKVLASGLDSIPDRARAEQLLDTLRFEPFADPGRRERELRILNAFDIEVCCVGGPCALPSASEG from the coding sequence ATGAGCGACATCCCGACCCACCATATCGTCTATGGGCTTACCGCCGACTTTATCACCGGTGAGCAGGTGGTGGATACCGATGACGAGCGGTTGCGTCAGAAACTGGCCCGCTTCCTGGTCGCGGAGAAGAACTATGCCAAGGCCGAGATCGAGCCGCGGCTGAAGATCGAGACCATGTTTGCCGGCCAATTCGTGACCTCAGGTATTGATTTCACCATCAGGCTCCATCACCGCCGCCTGATGATCATCCGCTACGGACCCGGCTCCCTGGTTACCAGGGAACGTCCGGCCATTGCCGCGGCCCGGGTCCTGGAACCGGAATACCGGATTCCCCTGGCCGTGGTGACCAATGGCCGGGATGCCGAGTTGTTGGACACTCACCGCGGCAAGGTCCTTGCCTCCGGCCTGGACTCCATCCCGGATCGGGCAAGGGCGGAGCAGTTGCTCGATACCCTGCGTTTCGAGCCCTTTGCCGACCCGGGCCGCCGGGAACGGGAGCTGCGGATTTTGAATGCATTTGATATCGAGGTATGCTGCGTCGGCGGGCCTTGCGCCCTGCCTTCGGCATCCGAAGGGTAG
- a CDS encoding ASKHA domain-containing protein: MAEKKTVQFLPDNTRVSVDKGENLLNVAAVAGVYIHAFCGGDGVCGKCKVKIEQGEVAVDQAVQLKQTDRDNGFQLACQSRVLSDLVVRLPESGAKEGRALKRKPKTTRSISARSMVPLIGTWEVDPPVEKRCLQLPKPTLEDNIPDLQRLIRAIRKSCHDCKEPSYDHPGLLRELPFALREKEWRVTTILLRGRLAEEPDRIIAVEPGDTTDALYGLAVDIGTTTVCGALIDLNSGKIIAEASAYNEQIRYGEDVISRIVYSQRPGGLKALQERVVHTLNSVIDSVCKKVIISPSDISYIMAAGNTIMSHLLLGLDPKFIRESPYTPTCSQFPLTRAAGLGIAAHPSVRLFLYPSVASYVGGDIIAGVHACQMYKSPELTLFIDIGTNGEIVVGNQEWMVCAACSAGPAFEGGGIKHGMRASSGAIENFHIHPESLEPMIITIDLTKPGGICGSGLISIVSELLEAGVIDQRGKFKRTLDHPRIREGMDGYEYVLAWAKDAVGDDIVITEVDLDNLMRAKGAMFAGYKTLLESVGMDFADLDRVILAGNFGNYIDLERAICIGLLPDIDRDRFYYLGNASLLGAQISLTDHKRFRERTMVSRLMTNMELSENPDFMNHYMASLFLPHTDMDLFPTVREKLEDPE, from the coding sequence ATGGCAGAGAAAAAAACCGTACAGTTTCTCCCTGACAACACCAGGGTCAGCGTGGACAAGGGGGAAAACCTGTTAAATGTCGCCGCTGTTGCCGGGGTATACATCCACGCCTTCTGCGGCGGCGACGGGGTCTGCGGCAAGTGCAAGGTCAAGATCGAACAGGGCGAGGTTGCCGTTGACCAGGCGGTGCAGTTGAAGCAAACCGACCGGGATAATGGTTTCCAACTGGCCTGCCAGTCCCGGGTGCTCTCGGACCTGGTGGTGCGGCTCCCGGAGTCCGGGGCCAAGGAAGGCCGCGCTCTCAAGCGGAAGCCCAAGACCACCCGGTCCATTTCCGCCCGCTCGATGGTCCCGTTAATCGGGACCTGGGAGGTGGACCCGCCGGTGGAGAAAAGATGTCTGCAACTCCCGAAGCCGACCCTGGAAGACAACATTCCCGACCTGCAACGGCTGATAAGGGCGATCCGCAAGAGTTGTCACGACTGCAAGGAGCCTTCCTACGATCATCCGGGACTGCTCCGCGAACTGCCCTTTGCCCTCCGTGAAAAAGAGTGGCGGGTGACCACCATCCTGTTGCGCGGCCGGCTGGCCGAGGAGCCGGACCGGATCATTGCGGTGGAACCCGGCGACACCACCGACGCACTTTACGGCCTGGCCGTGGATATCGGCACCACCACGGTCTGCGGGGCGCTGATCGACTTGAACAGCGGCAAAATCATTGCCGAGGCCTCGGCTTACAACGAACAGATCCGCTACGGCGAGGACGTCATTTCCCGGATCGTCTACTCCCAGCGGCCCGGCGGCCTCAAGGCCCTCCAGGAACGGGTTGTCCATACCCTGAACAGCGTGATCGATTCGGTGTGCAAAAAGGTGATCATCAGTCCCAGCGACATCAGCTACATCATGGCCGCCGGCAACACCATCATGTCCCACCTGCTCCTGGGTCTTGATCCCAAGTTTATCCGCGAGTCGCCCTATACCCCGACCTGCAGCCAGTTCCCCCTTACCCGGGCTGCCGGCCTGGGCATTGCCGCCCATCCCTCGGTGCGGCTGTTTCTCTATCCCTCGGTGGCGAGTTATGTGGGCGGCGACATCATTGCCGGGGTTCACGCCTGCCAGATGTACAAGAGCCCGGAGTTGACCCTGTTCATCGATATCGGCACCAACGGCGAAATCGTGGTCGGCAACCAGGAGTGGATGGTCTGCGCCGCCTGTTCCGCCGGCCCGGCCTTTGAGGGGGGCGGGATCAAACACGGGATGCGGGCCAGCAGCGGGGCCATTGAAAATTTTCATATCCATCCCGAGAGCCTGGAGCCGATGATCATCACCATTGATCTGACCAAGCCGGGGGGCATCTGCGGCTCCGGCCTGATCAGCATCGTGTCCGAGTTGCTGGAGGCCGGGGTGATCGACCAGCGCGGCAAGTTCAAGCGGACCCTGGACCATCCCCGGATCCGGGAAGGGATGGATGGTTACGAGTATGTGCTTGCCTGGGCCAAGGACGCGGTGGGCGACGACATCGTGATCACCGAGGTGGATCTGGACAATCTGATGCGGGCCAAGGGGGCGATGTTTGCCGGCTACAAGACCCTGCTGGAATCGGTGGGCATGGACTTTGCCGACCTGGACCGGGTGATTCTGGCCGGCAACTTCGGCAACTATATCGACCTGGAACGGGCCATCTGCATCGGCCTGCTGCCGGACATCGACCGGGACCGTTTCTACTATCTCGGCAATGCCTCCCTGCTCGGCGCCCAGATCAGCCTGACCGACCACAAACGGTTCCGGGAACGGACCATGGTCAGCCGGTTGATGACCAATATGGAACTCTCCGAGAACCCTGATTTCATGAACCACTACATGGCCTCGCTCTTTCTGCCCCATACCGACATGGACCTGTTCCCCACGGTCAGGGAAAAACTGGAGGACCCGGAGTAG
- the lptC gene encoding LPS export ABC transporter periplasmic protein LptC, whose translation MKTVPARHLFWIIPLTALITSPLWGPPAARFLRPRVSETSVKGAELKSVGKTFVMEDIVFTQCNKGKQQWRLKAASLYTAGSEDDIRLIRVQAEFIGDDHDQRTTISGDRARYQADRQLLSINDKVTVKTANGYEMHTPQLRFQEKKRLLLADNGVTVTGERFQVTGQRLRYYLDSNDVRVEGRVICTVR comes from the coding sequence ATGAAGACCGTTCCCGCGCGGCACCTGTTCTGGATAATTCCCCTGACCGCCCTGATTACATCCCCGCTCTGGGGGCCGCCGGCGGCCCGATTCCTGCGGCCCCGGGTCAGCGAGACCAGTGTCAAGGGGGCGGAGCTGAAGTCCGTTGGCAAGACCTTTGTCATGGAGGATATCGTCTTTACCCAGTGCAACAAGGGGAAACAGCAGTGGCGGCTCAAGGCGGCAAGCCTCTATACCGCCGGGTCGGAGGATGATATCCGGCTGATTAGGGTGCAGGCCGAGTTTATCGGTGATGACCACGATCAGCGGACCACGATCAGCGGCGACCGGGCCCGGTACCAGGCCGATCGCCAACTGCTCAGCATCAACGACAAGGTGACGGTCAAGACGGCCAACGGTTATGAGATGCATACCCCGCAGCTCCGCTTCCAGGAAAAGAAGCGGCTGCTGCTGGCTGACAACGGCGTCACGGTAACCGGCGAGCGGTTTCAGGTCACGGGCCAGCGGCTGCGCTACTACCTGGACAGCAACGATGTCCGGGTCGAGGGCCGGGTGATCTGCACGGTGCGCTGA
- a CDS encoding methylenetetrahydrofolate reductase C-terminal domain-containing protein has product MHTQSRFIDSLRDPATFTLTFELVPGRGGKTREINRILDLARQLAADQRFVALSITENAGGHPALSPEVMGKEIMAMGTEVIIHFSCKDKNRNQMESLLFSWDRQGLHNLLVIAGDYPKEGYRGLPKPVFDLDTVQALDMLSFLNCGQEGTAATEAETRQPCSFVKGVAISPFKLLESELMMQYYKLHRKVAAGADFAITQVGFDARKFHELLLYVEQNRLDIPLLGNVFVPTLPVAELMYQGRIPGCVIPQSLYEQLQWEARTPDKGREARLVRAARLLAVLKGMGYGGAHIGGPGLTYQDLDFIVRQARALAPDWQDLVRELSFWPGHGFYYYQLDPRTGLNRAEPTPRPAPRPGGGLHFALARRFHDLVFVPQGALYGVMKRGCLALAQGRFRSGLNRFEHLGKAILFGCRNCGDCVLAELAYLCPQAGCAKYLLNGPCGGSRDGWCEVYPGKKQCLYVLVYERLKSLGREEDMRRGFIPPRNWALNNTSSWANFFLGLDHTAARAQGSGMKKK; this is encoded by the coding sequence ATGCATACCCAATCCCGCTTTATCGATTCGCTCCGTGACCCGGCCACCTTTACCCTGACCTTTGAGCTGGTGCCCGGCCGGGGCGGCAAGACCCGGGAGATCAACCGGATCCTGGACCTGGCCCGGCAGCTGGCCGCGGACCAGCGGTTTGTTGCGCTGAGCATCACCGAGAACGCGGGCGGCCACCCGGCCCTGTCGCCCGAGGTCATGGGCAAGGAGATCATGGCCATGGGCACCGAGGTGATCATCCATTTTTCCTGCAAGGACAAAAACCGCAACCAGATGGAGAGCCTGCTTTTTTCCTGGGACCGGCAGGGACTCCACAACCTCCTGGTCATTGCCGGCGACTATCCCAAAGAGGGGTACCGCGGCCTTCCCAAACCGGTCTTTGACCTGGACACTGTTCAGGCCCTGGACATGCTTTCCTTTTTGAACTGCGGCCAGGAGGGGACCGCCGCCACTGAGGCCGAAACACGCCAGCCCTGTTCCTTTGTCAAGGGGGTGGCGATCTCGCCCTTCAAACTGCTCGAATCCGAGCTGATGATGCAGTATTACAAGCTGCATCGCAAGGTGGCGGCGGGTGCGGATTTCGCCATCACCCAGGTGGGGTTCGATGCCCGCAAATTTCACGAACTGCTCCTGTACGTGGAACAGAACCGGCTGGACATCCCGTTGCTCGGCAATGTCTTTGTCCCGACCCTGCCGGTGGCGGAACTGATGTACCAGGGCCGGATACCCGGCTGCGTGATTCCGCAGTCATTGTACGAACAGTTGCAATGGGAGGCGCGCACCCCGGATAAGGGCCGGGAGGCGAGGCTTGTCCGGGCGGCCCGGCTGCTGGCGGTGCTCAAGGGCATGGGCTATGGTGGGGCCCATATCGGCGGCCCGGGGCTGACCTATCAAGATCTGGATTTCATTGTCCGCCAGGCCCGGGCCCTGGCCCCGGACTGGCAGGACCTGGTACGCGAGCTTTCCTTCTGGCCCGGGCATGGTTTTTATTACTATCAACTGGACCCGCGCACCGGGCTCAACCGGGCCGAGCCGACCCCGCGCCCCGCCCCCCGGCCCGGGGGCGGTCTTCATTTTGCCCTGGCCAGGAGATTTCATGACCTGGTCTTTGTACCCCAGGGAGCACTGTACGGGGTGATGAAAAGGGGGTGTCTGGCCCTGGCCCAAGGCCGGTTCCGCTCCGGGCTCAACCGGTTCGAGCATCTCGGCAAGGCGATCCTCTTCGGCTGCCGGAACTGCGGGGACTGCGTTCTGGCGGAGCTGGCCTATCTCTGTCCCCAGGCGGGGTGCGCCAAATATCTTTTGAACGGACCCTGTGGCGGCAGCCGGGACGGCTGGTGCGAGGTCTATCCCGGCAAGAAACAATGCCTCTATGTCCTGGTCTACGAACGGCTTAAATCCCTGGGCCGGGAGGAGGATATGCGCCGGGGATTCATCCCGCCCCGCAACTGGGCGCTCAACAACACCTCATCCTGGGCCAACTTCTTCCTGGGCCTGGATCACACCGCTGCCCGAGCCCAAGGGTCCGGGATGAAAAAAAAGTGA